A stretch of Episyrphus balteatus chromosome 2, idEpiBalt1.1, whole genome shotgun sequence DNA encodes these proteins:
- the LOC129912621 gene encoding uncharacterized protein LOC129912621, translated as MKSFTAFFIVAIAAAFSIIMVQGFGTYPIVIGIYNKEGYNTGYNTGYKPGYNTGYKPGSNTGYKPSPNTGNRPTCQAYSSQVCGEIQGDCIKFACQEDLDYYNNIYRTYVRPVNMMSCTYTQVYQKTRCYTANPNPNPNPYPNPNPYDNTYCPSTNKTVCAVDTSLQPPQCIGFRCGSDITKYNSFYGTKFQQVADSYCTSKNITEGQLNYC; from the exons atgaaatcctTTACTGCTTTTTTCATCGTTGCTAttg CTGCAGCTTTCTCCATTATTATGGTACAAGGTTTTGGAACTTATCCTATAGTAATTGGTATATACAATAAGGAGGGATATAATACAGGCTATAATACAGGCTATAAGCCAGGCTATAATACAGGCTATAAGCCAGGCTCTAATACAGGCTATAAGCCAAGTCCTAATACAGGCAATCGTCCTACTTGCCAAGCATACTCATCTCAAGTGTGTGGTGAAATACAGGGTGATTGCATTAAATTCGCGTGCCAAGAAGACCTCGATTATTATAACAACATTTACAGAACAT ATGTTCGACCTGTAAATATGATGTCTTGCACTTATACACAAGTATATCAAAAGACACGTTGTTATACCGCTAATCCTAACCCTAATCCTAATCCTTATCCAAATCCTAATCCTTACGACAATACTTACTGTCCATCAACAAATAAAACTGTATGTGCCGTAGATACAAGCTTGCAACCACCACAATGCATTGGATTCAGATGTGGATCTGATATTACAAAAtataacagtttttatggaACAA aattcCAACAAGTAGCTGATTCTTACTGCACAAGTAAAAATATAACAGAAGGTCAACTTAATTACTGCTAA